From the genome of Ziziphus jujuba cultivar Dongzao chromosome 6, ASM3175591v1, one region includes:
- the LOC132804279 gene encoding uncharacterized protein LOC132804279, whose protein sequence is MRWPILGSPSFYPIATQIKTITACCLIHNLIRREMTLDPGEVEYDRMENVDINEEEDIIGSIASSDRWTNWRDELAKQMFAMEAGGSSNDNRGGESRRTWSRGEEEALLVLLDEAVASGQRCDTGAFKPGTLNMIEQQLAEMCPNSGLRATPHIESKLKKWKKQYGIIYDMLNKSGFGWNDTLKCMEVDSDDAWKAYVQSNPSTKSWRDKPFPIYERLGNIFGKDRATGHGAQTPINLVNDINMEPENDQFDDVGSPMSMNQTHSQLPTQSQLRVRQVGEV, encoded by the exons aTGCGATGGCCAATTTTAGGAAGTCCATCTTTCTACCCAATTGCAACACAAATCAAAACCATTACTGCATGTTGTCTGATACATAATCtgattagaagagaaatgacaCTTGATCCTGGAGAAGTTGAATATGATAGGATGGAAAATGTGgacattaatgaagaggaggacATTATAGGATCAATTGCTTCCTCGGATCGATGGACGAATTGGAGAGATGAGttagctaagcaaatgtttg CAATGGAAGCTGGAGGTAGCAGTAACGATAATAGGGGGGGTGAATCTAGGCGTACATGGAGTAGAGGTGAGGAAGAAGCTTTGCTGGTTCTTTTAGATGAagctgtagctagtgggcaacgtTGTGACACCGGAGCATTTAAACCTGGTACACTTAATATGATTGAGCAGCAACTGGCTGAAATGTGTCCTAACTCGGGATTGCGAGcaactccacatattgaatCGAAGCtaaaaaagtggaagaagcaatatggtATCATATACGACATGCTgaacaaaagtggatttggatggaatgacaCTCTTAAATGTATGGAGGTTGACAGTGACGATGCTTggaaagcatatgtgcag agtaatccaAGTACAAAAAGTTGGAGAGATAAACCTTTTCCGATATATGAGAGGCTTGGtaatatttttgggaaggatcgggcaacaggacatggagcacaaactccaattaatttagttaatgatataaatatggagCCTGAAAATGACCAATTTGATGATGTGGGTTCTCCAATGTCTATGAATCAAACACATAGTCAACTGCCCACACAATCCCAATTAAGAG TTAGACAAGTTGGAGAAGTCTGA